A genomic window from Pseudomonas alcaligenes includes:
- a CDS encoding aspartate carbamoyltransferase catalytic subunit, producing MPIDAKRSLQLNDQGQLRHFLSLDGLPRELLTEILDTADSFLEVGARAVKKVPLLRGKTVCNVFFENSTRTRTTFELAAQRLSADVISLNVSTSSTSKGETLFDTLRNLEAMAADIFVVRHADSGAAHFIAEHVCPDLAIINGGDGRHAHPTQGMLDMLTIRRHKGSFENLSVAIVGDILHSRVARSNMLALKTLGCPDIRVIGPKTLLPIGIEQYGVSVHHNLSEGLKDVDVVIMLRLQRERMQGGLLPSEGEFYKLYGLTEQRLKLAKPDALVMHPGPINRGVEIESAVADGPQSVILNQVTYGIAIRMAVLSMAMSGQAAQRQLNAEEQN from the coding sequence ATGCCCATCGACGCCAAGCGCTCGCTGCAGCTCAACGACCAGGGCCAGCTGCGCCACTTCCTCTCGCTCGACGGCCTGCCCCGCGAGCTGCTGACGGAAATCCTCGACACCGCCGACTCCTTTCTCGAAGTCGGCGCCCGAGCGGTGAAGAAGGTCCCGCTGCTGCGCGGCAAGACCGTGTGCAACGTGTTCTTCGAGAACTCCACGCGCACCCGCACCACCTTCGAACTGGCGGCCCAGCGCCTGTCGGCCGACGTGATCAGCCTCAACGTGTCGACCAGCTCGACCAGCAAGGGCGAGACCCTGTTCGACACCCTGCGCAACCTCGAAGCCATGGCCGCCGACATCTTCGTTGTGCGCCATGCCGACTCCGGCGCCGCGCACTTCATCGCCGAGCACGTGTGCCCGGACCTGGCGATCATCAACGGCGGCGACGGCCGCCACGCGCACCCGACCCAGGGCATGCTCGACATGCTGACCATTCGCCGGCACAAGGGCAGCTTCGAGAATCTATCGGTGGCGATCGTCGGCGATATCCTGCACTCGCGGGTGGCGCGTTCGAACATGCTGGCCTTGAAGACGCTGGGCTGCCCGGACATCCGCGTGATCGGACCGAAGACCCTGCTGCCGATCGGCATCGAGCAGTACGGTGTCAGCGTGCACCACAACCTGAGCGAAGGCCTCAAGGACGTCGACGTGGTGATCATGCTGCGCCTGCAGCGCGAGCGCATGCAGGGCGGCCTGCTGCCCAGCGAAGGCGAGTTCTACAAGCTCTACGGCCTGACCGAGCAACGCCTCAAGCTGGCCAAGCCGGATGCCTTGGTGATGCATCCGGGCCCGATCAACCGCGGCGTGGAAATCGAGTCGGCGGTGGCCGACGGTCCGCAGTCGGTGATCCTCAACCAGGTCACCTACGGCATCGCCATCCGCATGGCCGTGCTGTCGATGGCCATGAGCGGCCAGGCCGCCCAGCGTCAACTGAATGCCGAGGAGCAGAACTGA
- the pyrR gene encoding bifunctional pyr operon transcriptional regulator/uracil phosphoribosyltransferase PyrR, which translates to MNLPDPQQLLPRMAADLKALLARRGVAQAHFIGIRTGGVWVAEALLRELGLEQPLGTLDVSFYRDDFTRSGLHPQVKPSQLPFEIEDQHLVLIDDVLMSGRTIRAALNELFDYGRPASVTLVSLLDLDARELPIHADVLGATLALAPEQRVKLSGPAPLTLELQSLSA; encoded by the coding sequence ATGAACCTGCCCGATCCCCAACAGCTGCTGCCACGCATGGCCGCCGACCTCAAGGCGCTGCTGGCCCGCCGCGGCGTGGCCCAGGCCCACTTCATCGGCATCCGCACCGGCGGCGTGTGGGTCGCCGAGGCGCTGCTGCGCGAGCTGGGCCTGGAGCAGCCGCTGGGCACCCTGGACGTGTCCTTCTACCGCGATGACTTCACCCGCAGCGGCCTGCACCCGCAGGTCAAACCCTCGCAGCTGCCGTTCGAGATCGAGGACCAGCACCTGGTGCTGATCGACGACGTGCTGATGAGCGGGCGCACCATCCGCGCCGCCCTCAACGAACTGTTCGACTACGGCCGCCCGGCCAGCGTGACCCTGGTCAGCCTGCTCGACCTGGATGCCCGCGAGCTGCCGATCCACGCCGACGTGCTCGGCGCCACCCTCGCCCTGGCCCCCGAGCAACGGGTAAAATTGTCCGGCCCCGCGCCGCTCACCCTCGAGCTGCAAAGCCTTTCCGCCTAG
- the ruvX gene encoding Holliday junction resolvase RuvX: MSAAPRLLLGFDYGTKQIGVAVGQAITGQARELCVLKAQNGVPDWQKVEALIKEWQPDAIVVGLPLNMDGTKSEMSERAEKFARRLNGRFNLPVHTHDERLTTFEAKGQRLAQGQRGGYRERPMDALAAALLLEGWLEQNL, from the coding sequence ATGAGTGCCGCACCGCGCCTGCTGCTGGGCTTCGACTACGGCACCAAGCAGATCGGCGTCGCCGTCGGCCAGGCCATCACCGGCCAGGCCCGCGAGCTGTGCGTGCTCAAGGCGCAGAACGGCGTACCGGACTGGCAGAAGGTCGAGGCGCTGATCAAGGAGTGGCAGCCGGACGCCATCGTCGTCGGCCTGCCGCTGAACATGGACGGCACCAAAAGCGAGATGAGCGAGCGTGCCGAGAAGTTCGCCCGCCGCCTCAACGGCCGCTTCAACCTGCCGGTGCACACCCACGACGAGCGCCTGACCACCTTCGAGGCCAAGGGCCAGCGCCTGGCCCAGGGCCAGCGCGGCGGCTACCGCGAGCGCCCGATGGATGCCCTGGCCGCCGCCCTGCTGCTGGAAGGCTGGCTGGAACAGAACCTTTAG
- a CDS encoding YqgE/AlgH family protein, translating to MKTAPSYLKHHFLIAMPHMADPNFAQTVTYLVEHNEQGAMGLVINRPNGLNLADVLEQLRPDEPPPALCQSLPIFAGGPVQTDRGFVLHPSGHSFQATLELGELALSTSQDALFAIADGNGPARHLITLGYAGWEAGQLETELAENAWLTCPADSDILFDTPFDQRLSAAAARLGINLSLLTAQAGHA from the coding sequence ATGAAAACCGCTCCCAGCTACCTCAAGCATCACTTCCTGATCGCCATGCCGCACATGGCCGATCCGAACTTCGCGCAGACCGTCACCTACCTGGTGGAGCACAACGAACAGGGCGCCATGGGCCTGGTGATCAACCGCCCCAACGGCCTCAACCTGGCCGATGTGCTGGAGCAACTGCGCCCGGACGAGCCACCACCCGCCCTGTGCCAGAGCCTGCCGATCTTCGCCGGCGGGCCGGTGCAGACTGACCGCGGCTTCGTCCTGCATCCGAGCGGACACAGCTTCCAGGCCACCCTGGAGCTGGGCGAGCTGGCCCTGTCCACCTCGCAGGACGCCCTGTTCGCTATCGCCGACGGCAATGGCCCGGCCAGACACCTGATCACCCTCGGCTACGCCGGCTGGGAAGCCGGCCAGCTGGAGACCGAACTGGCCGAGAACGCCTGGCTGACCTGCCCGGCCGACAGCGACATCCTCTTCGACACCCCCTTCGACCAGCGCCTGAGCGCCGCCGCCGCGCGCCTGGGCATCAACCTCAGCCTGCTCACCGCCCAGGCCGGCCACGCATGA
- a CDS encoding TonB family protein, producing MNAAITPPPELTSAGVRPADRLGFTLFVATLLHLALILGVSFTLAKPGEISKTLEITLSTFKSEDKPKQADFLAQDNQQGSGTLEHKAAPKTTEQAPFQDSKVNKVTPDAAPPPSRHQEAPRKTALSTSKPQPQKTAVKQKEQKPEPDARQAPIFDSTQLSAEIASLEAQLAQEQQLYAKRPKIHRLNAASTMRDKGAWYKDEWRKKVERVGNLNYPEEARRQRIYGSLRMLVSINRDGTLYEVQVLESSGQPVLDQAALRIVRLAAPFAPFTGDLADIDRLEIIRTWRFERGDRLSSN from the coding sequence ATGAACGCAGCCATCACACCCCCGCCCGAACTGACCAGCGCAGGAGTCCGCCCCGCGGACCGCCTGGGCTTCACCCTGTTCGTCGCCACCCTGCTGCACCTGGCGCTGATCCTCGGCGTCAGCTTCACCCTGGCCAAGCCCGGCGAGATCAGCAAGACCCTGGAAATCACCCTGTCCACCTTCAAGAGCGAGGACAAGCCCAAGCAGGCCGACTTCCTCGCCCAGGACAACCAGCAGGGCAGCGGCACCCTGGAGCACAAGGCGGCGCCCAAGACCACCGAGCAGGCGCCCTTCCAGGACAGCAAGGTGAACAAGGTCACCCCGGACGCCGCGCCACCGCCCAGCCGCCACCAGGAAGCGCCGCGCAAGACCGCACTGAGCACCAGCAAGCCGCAGCCGCAGAAGACCGCGGTCAAGCAGAAGGAGCAGAAGCCCGAGCCTGACGCCCGCCAGGCACCGATCTTCGACAGCACCCAGCTGTCCGCCGAGATCGCCAGCCTGGAGGCGCAGCTGGCGCAGGAGCAGCAGCTCTACGCCAAGCGCCCGAAGATCCACCGCCTCAACGCCGCCTCGACCATGCGCGACAAGGGCGCCTGGTACAAGGACGAGTGGCGCAAGAAGGTCGAACGGGTCGGCAACCTCAACTACCCCGAGGAAGCGCGCCGTCAGCGCATCTACGGCAGCCTGCGCATGCTGGTGTCGATCAACCGCGACGGCACCCTGTACGAGGTGCAGGTGCTGGAATCCTCCGGCCAGCCGGTGCTGGACCAGGCCGCCCTGCGCATCGTGCGCCTGGCCGCGCCGTTCGCCCCCTTCACCGGCGACCTGGCAGACATCGACCGCCTGGAAATCATCCGCACCTGGCGCTTCGAGCGCGGCGACCGCCTGTCCAGCAACTAG
- the gshB gene encoding glutathione synthase → MSIRLGIVMDPIAQINFKKDSSLAMLLAAQARGWSLFYMEQRDLYSNAGQARARMTPLQVFNDPQRWFVLGEEQDAPLAELDVILMRKDPPFDNEFVYSTYLLEQAERDGVLVVNRPQSLRDCNEKLFATQFPHCMPPTLVSRRADILREFAEVQRDIILKPLDGMGGSSIFRHRAGDPNLSVILETLTAHGTQQCMAQGYLPAIKDGDKRILMIDGEPVPYCLARIPAQGETRGNLAAGGRGEARPLTERDRWIAAQVGPVLREKGLLFVGLDVIGEHLTEINVTSPTCIREIDKAFDTRIGERLMDAIEGKLAARKA, encoded by the coding sequence ATGAGCATTCGCCTGGGGATCGTCATGGATCCCATCGCCCAGATCAACTTCAAGAAGGACAGCTCGCTGGCCATGCTGCTGGCTGCCCAGGCCCGCGGCTGGTCGCTGTTCTACATGGAACAGCGCGATCTCTACAGCAATGCCGGCCAGGCCCGCGCCCGCATGACCCCGCTGCAGGTCTTCAACGACCCGCAGCGCTGGTTCGTGCTGGGCGAGGAACAGGACGCCCCGCTGGCCGAGCTGGACGTGATCCTGATGCGCAAGGACCCACCCTTCGACAACGAGTTCGTCTATTCCACCTACCTGCTGGAGCAGGCCGAACGCGACGGCGTGCTGGTGGTCAACCGCCCGCAGAGCCTGCGCGACTGCAACGAGAAGCTGTTCGCCACCCAGTTCCCCCACTGCATGCCGCCGACCCTGGTCAGCCGCAGGGCAGACATTCTGCGCGAGTTCGCCGAAGTACAGCGTGACATCATTCTCAAACCCCTGGACGGCATGGGCGGCTCCTCGATCTTCCGCCACCGCGCCGGCGACCCCAACCTCTCGGTGATTCTCGAGACCCTCACCGCCCACGGCACCCAGCAGTGCATGGCGCAGGGCTACCTGCCGGCGATCAAGGACGGCGACAAGCGCATCCTGATGATCGACGGCGAGCCGGTGCCCTACTGCCTGGCGCGCATCCCGGCGCAGGGCGAGACGCGCGGCAACCTGGCCGCCGGCGGCCGCGGCGAGGCGCGACCGCTGACCGAACGCGACCGCTGGATCGCCGCCCAGGTTGGCCCGGTGCTGCGCGAGAAGGGCCTGCTGTTCGTCGGCCTGGATGTGATCGGCGAGCACCTCACCGAGATCAACGTGACCAGCCCGACCTGCATCCGCGAGATCGACAAGGCCTTCGACACCCGCATCGGCGAGCGCCTGATGGACGCCATCGAGGGCAAGCTGGCCGCGCGCAAAGCTTGA
- the pilG gene encoding twitching motility response regulator PilG — MEQHSEGLKVMVIDDSKTIRRTAETLLKKVGCEVITAVDGFDALAKIADTHPSIIFVDIMMPRLDGYQTCALIKNNSAFKSTPVIMLSSKDGLFDKAKGRIVGSDQYLTKPFSKEELLGAIKAHVPEFVPVEQAS; from the coding sequence ATGGAACAGCATTCCGAGGGTTTGAAGGTCATGGTGATCGACGATTCGAAGACGATTCGTCGCACCGCCGAGACTCTGCTGAAGAAGGTGGGCTGCGAAGTCATTACCGCGGTGGATGGGTTCGATGCGCTGGCCAAGATCGCCGACACGCATCCGAGCATCATCTTCGTCGACATCATGATGCCGCGTCTCGATGGTTATCAGACCTGCGCCCTGATCAAAAATAACAGTGCTTTCAAATCCACCCCGGTGATCATGCTGTCCTCCAAGGATGGCCTGTTCGACAAGGCCAAGGGGCGCATCGTCGGGTCCGACCAGTACCTGACCAAGCCCTTCAGCAAGGAAGAGCTGCTCGGCGCCATCAAGGCGCATGTGCCCGAATTCGTCCCGGTGGAGCAAGCCTCCTGA
- the pilH gene encoding twitching motility response regulator PilH, which produces MARILIVDDSPTEMYKLTAMLEKHGHQVLKAENGADGVALARQEKPDAVLMDIVMPGLNGFQATRQLTKDAETSHIPVIIVTTKDQETDKVWGKRQGARDYLTKPVDEDTLMKTLNAVLAG; this is translated from the coding sequence ATGGCTCGTATTCTGATTGTTGATGACTCGCCGACCGAGATGTACAAGCTGACCGCCATGCTCGAGAAGCATGGCCATCAGGTGCTCAAGGCGGAAAACGGTGCCGACGGCGTGGCCCTGGCGCGCCAGGAAAAGCCCGATGCGGTGCTGATGGATATCGTCATGCCCGGCCTCAACGGCTTCCAGGCGACCCGTCAGCTGACCAAGGACGCCGAAACCAGCCACATCCCGGTGATCATTGTCACCACCAAGGACCAGGAGACCGACAAGGTCTGGGGCAAGCGCCAGGGCGCGCGTGACTACCTGACCAAGCCGGTTGACGAAGACACGCTGATGAAGACCCTGAATGCGGTGCTGGCCGGCTGA
- a CDS encoding chemotaxis protein CheW: MSDAQSPFQLLVTLDQRCRTLAAGLPSQQQAVQTWSGIGFRMGERYFVAPMGEVGEVLHEPRHTLLPGVKSWVKGVANVRGRLLPVMDLCGFFGSELSPLRKQRRVLVVDHNEVFAGLTVDEVFGMQHFPVDTFSEQLPPLEAAIAPFIHGVFQRERPWLVFSPHGLAQHQGFLDVAI, encoded by the coding sequence ATGTCGGACGCGCAATCCCCCTTCCAGCTCCTCGTCACCCTCGACCAGCGTTGTCGCACCCTGGCCGCCGGCTTGCCGTCGCAGCAGCAGGCGGTGCAGACCTGGAGCGGCATCGGCTTTCGCATGGGCGAGCGCTACTTCGTGGCGCCCATGGGCGAGGTCGGCGAGGTTCTGCACGAGCCGCGGCATACCCTGCTGCCGGGCGTGAAGAGTTGGGTCAAGGGCGTGGCCAACGTGCGTGGCCGCCTGTTGCCGGTGATGGACCTGTGCGGCTTCTTCGGCAGCGAGCTGTCGCCGCTGCGTAAGCAGCGGCGAGTACTGGTGGTGGATCATAACGAAGTGTTCGCCGGCCTCACGGTCGACGAAGTGTTCGGCATGCAGCACTTCCCGGTGGATACCTTCTCCGAGCAGCTGCCGCCCCTCGAGGCGGCGATTGCGCCCTTCATCCACGGGGTGTTCCAGCGCGAGCGACCCTGGCTGGTGTTCAGCCCGCACGGGCTGGCACAGCACCAGGGCTTTCTCGACGTGGCGATATAA
- a CDS encoding methyl-accepting chemotaxis protein yields the protein MKKLDAGNLLAGVRSNTLIAGLFVVLIISIVLLFANFAYLNTQSNYDKEYISHAGELRVLSQRIAKNATEAATGKAEAFPLLKEARRDFDERWGFLTAGNEASGLPAAPESVKAQMDEVQKDWDVLRQNADAILQSEQTVLSLHQVAATLAETIPQLQVEYEEVVDILLQSGAPAAQVSVAQRQSLLAERILGSVNKVLAGDEDSVQAADMFGRDASLFGRVLKAMIEGNAAMEISAVTDEDALERLAEISELFQFVSGSVDEILETSPELFQVRESANSIFTGSQTLLDKTSALAVEFEDLADGRYFNTLAGYVLGALALASIILIGLVMVRETNRRLASTAEKNERNQAAILRLLDEIADLADGDLTVAATVTEDFTGAIADSINYSIDQLRDLVATINQTAVQVAAAAQETQATAMHLAEASEHQAQEIAGASAAINEMAVSIDQVSANAAESSAVAERSVAIANKGNEVVHNTITGMDNIREQIQDTSKRIKRLGESSQEIGDIVSLINDIADQTNILALNAAIQASMAGDAGRGFAVVADEVQRLAERSSAATKQIEALVKTIQTDTNEAVISMEQTTSEVVRGARLAQDAGVALEEIEKVSKTLAALIQNISNAARQQASSAGHISNTMNVIQEITSQTSAGTTATAKSIGNLAKMASEMRRSVSGFTLPEGQA from the coding sequence ATGAAAAAACTAGATGCAGGCAATCTCTTGGCAGGTGTGCGCAGCAACACGCTGATCGCCGGACTCTTCGTGGTCCTGATCATTTCCATCGTGTTGTTGTTCGCCAACTTCGCCTACCTCAACACCCAGTCCAACTACGACAAGGAATACATCAGCCACGCGGGTGAGCTGCGCGTGCTGTCCCAGCGTATCGCGAAGAACGCCACTGAAGCGGCGACCGGCAAGGCCGAGGCCTTCCCGCTGCTCAAGGAAGCGCGGCGCGACTTCGACGAGCGCTGGGGCTTCCTGACGGCCGGCAACGAGGCCAGCGGTCTGCCGGCCGCGCCCGAGTCGGTCAAGGCGCAGATGGACGAGGTGCAGAAGGACTGGGACGTGCTGCGGCAGAACGCCGACGCCATCCTGCAGAGCGAGCAGACCGTACTGTCGCTGCACCAGGTGGCCGCGACCCTCGCCGAAACCATTCCGCAGCTGCAGGTCGAGTACGAAGAGGTGGTCGACATCCTGCTGCAGTCCGGCGCTCCGGCCGCCCAGGTGTCGGTGGCCCAGCGCCAGTCGCTGCTCGCCGAACGTATCCTCGGCTCGGTGAACAAGGTGCTGGCCGGTGACGAGGACTCGGTGCAGGCCGCCGACATGTTCGGCCGCGACGCCAGCCTGTTCGGCCGCGTGCTCAAGGCGATGATCGAAGGCAACGCCGCCATGGAGATCTCCGCGGTGACCGACGAGGATGCCTTGGAGCGCCTGGCCGAGATTTCCGAGCTGTTCCAGTTCGTGTCCGGCTCGGTGGACGAGATCCTCGAGACCTCTCCGGAACTGTTCCAGGTCCGTGAATCCGCCAACTCCATCTTCACCGGCTCGCAGACCCTGCTGGACAAGACCTCGGCGCTGGCCGTGGAGTTCGAGGACCTGGCCGACGGTCGTTACTTCAACACCCTGGCCGGTTACGTGCTGGGTGCCCTGGCCCTGGCCTCGATCATCCTCATCGGCCTGGTGATGGTGCGCGAGACCAACCGCCGACTGGCCTCCACCGCGGAGAAGAACGAACGTAACCAGGCGGCGATTCTGCGACTGCTCGACGAAATCGCCGACCTCGCCGACGGTGACCTGACCGTGGCCGCGACCGTGACCGAGGACTTCACCGGTGCGATCGCCGACTCCATCAACTACTCCATCGACCAGCTGCGCGACCTGGTAGCGACCATCAACCAGACCGCCGTGCAGGTGGCCGCTGCCGCCCAGGAAACCCAGGCCACGGCGATGCACCTGGCCGAGGCTTCCGAGCACCAGGCCCAGGAAATCGCCGGCGCTTCCGCGGCGATCAACGAAATGGCCGTGTCGATTGACCAGGTATCGGCGAACGCCGCGGAATCCTCCGCGGTAGCGGAACGTTCCGTAGCCATCGCCAACAAGGGTAACGAGGTGGTGCACAACACCATCACCGGCATGGACAACATCCGTGAGCAGATCCAGGACACCTCGAAGCGGATCAAGCGCCTCGGTGAATCGTCCCAGGAGATCGGTGACATCGTTAGCCTGATTAACGACATTGCCGACCAGACCAACATCCTCGCCCTGAACGCCGCGATCCAGGCATCCATGGCCGGTGACGCCGGTCGCGGCTTCGCCGTGGTAGCGGACGAGGTACAGCGCCTCGCGGAACGTTCCTCCGCGGCGACCAAGCAGATCGAGGCCCTGGTTAAGACCATTCAGACCGACACCAACGAAGCGGTGATCTCCATGGAGCAGACCACTTCCGAAGTGGTGCGCGGTGCCCGCCTGGCGCAGGACGCCGGTGTGGCCCTGGAAGAGATCGAGAAGGTATCCAAGACCCTCGCGGCCCTGATCCAGAACATCTCCAACGCCGCCCGTCAGCAGGCTTCGTCCGCTGGCCACATCTCCAACACCATGAACGTGATTCAGGAGATCACCTCGCAGACCTCCGCCGGTACCACCGCGACCGCCAAGAGCATCGGTAACCTGGCCAAGATGGCCAGCGAGATGCGCCGTTCGGTGTCCGGCTTCACCCTGCCGGAAGGCCAGGCCTGA
- a CDS encoding protein-glutamate O-methyltransferase CheR — translation MQPSGVWALKPLADMSQTEFRDWQALLEERTGVVINEQRRAFLQTNLSARMRELEVADYASYFRMVTDGPRGAVEWSTLLDRLTVQETRFFRHRPSFDVLESYLRGRLVTDAQQLPLALWSVGCSSGEEPYSMAICAAEVLRELASERQFGVTGTDISLNVLNKAREATYGARKLEQMDSDLCERYFLAQDDGRYKVVPDLAARVCVARLNVLELAKAPQSGMDVIFCQNLLIYFRRWRRREILNRLAERLVPGGLLVVGVGEVVGWQHPDLEPVADERVLAFTRKG, via the coding sequence ATGCAGCCAAGTGGCGTCTGGGCCTTGAAACCCCTGGCCGATATGTCGCAGACGGAATTCCGCGACTGGCAGGCCCTGCTGGAAGAGCGCACCGGCGTGGTGATCAACGAGCAACGCCGTGCCTTCCTGCAGACCAACCTGAGTGCTCGCATGCGCGAGCTGGAGGTGGCCGACTACGCCAGCTACTTCCGCATGGTCACCGATGGGCCGCGTGGCGCGGTGGAGTGGTCGACCCTGCTGGACCGTCTGACCGTGCAGGAGACCCGCTTCTTCCGCCATCGCCCGTCCTTCGATGTGCTGGAGAGTTACCTGCGCGGGCGCCTGGTCACGGACGCGCAACAGCTGCCCCTGGCCCTGTGGAGCGTCGGTTGCTCCAGTGGCGAGGAGCCTTACTCGATGGCGATCTGCGCTGCCGAGGTGCTGCGCGAGCTGGCTAGCGAGCGGCAGTTCGGCGTGACCGGCACCGACATCAGCCTGAACGTGTTGAACAAGGCGCGCGAGGCGACATATGGCGCGCGCAAGCTGGAACAGATGGACAGCGACCTGTGCGAGCGCTACTTCCTCGCCCAGGACGATGGTCGCTACAAGGTGGTGCCGGACCTGGCGGCGCGCGTCTGCGTCGCCCGGTTGAATGTGCTGGAACTGGCCAAGGCGCCACAGTCCGGCATGGACGTAATTTTTTGCCAGAACCTGCTGATCTATTTCCGTCGCTGGCGTCGCCGCGAGATCCTCAACCGCCTGGCCGAGCGCCTGGTACCCGGGGGGCTGCTGGTGGTGGGGGTGGGGGAAGTGGTCGGTTGGCAGCATCCGGACCTGGAGCCGGTGGCTGACGAGCGGGTCCTGGCATTTACCCGCAAGGGCTAA